A window of bacterium contains these coding sequences:
- a CDS encoding phage integrase N-terminal SAM-like domain-containing protein codes for MNEPQRLKQLQHRSTNPTIEGVPQIDALEQMQLRMLGDMQLQGLAERTQESYVRAIRKLAEHYGKGPDQISDEELREYFLYRMNVQKWSRVTSTIAICGIKFFYDQTIKERWPEIRFVRARHDKKIPVMSDTGIFGTHLAQNDGRLYASYRDFRATGAENHR; via the coding sequence ATGAACGAACCACAACGTTTAAAACAGCTTCAACACCGGAGTACCAACCCAACAATAGAAGGAGTACCACAAATAGATGCTCTGGAGCAAATGCAATTGCGGATGCTTGGAGATATGCAATTGCAAGGGCTGGCAGAGCGGACGCAAGAATCGTATGTGCGAGCGATCCGGAAATTAGCGGAGCATTACGGAAAGGGACCGGATCAGATTAGCGATGAGGAATTGCGTGAGTACTTTCTGTACCGCATGAATGTTCAGAAGTGGTCGCGTGTTACAAGCACGATCGCGATATGCGGGATCAAATTTTTTTACGATCAGACGATTAAGGAAAGATGGCCAGAGATTCGCTTTGTCCGGGCACGCCACGACAAAAAGATACCGGTCATGTCGGATACAGGAATATTTGGGACACACCTCGCCCAAAACGACGGCCGTCTATACGCATCTTACAGAGATTTCAGAGCAACAGGCGCGGAAAATCATCGATAA
- a CDS encoding transposase, with amino-acid sequence MGRKAATTAAAECSELSGDLYLTSRTAPIRSQPSENDPYLVAQRALSDVFAGKFLHGIKKAKLHANVRLPKRRWVVDVLAVGSGQAALRYLAPYIFRVAISNRRILKLQGEKVTFLFKDSKTKQEHPVVLTVNQFIHCFLQHVLPHRFIKVRTYGLFSPRHNHLLEKANKSWGWPNWKQRRIPPLRLIRALLPVRIVKTRCNISENLAESMDFLKQDHHDYHWPLFV; translated from the coding sequence GTGGGTAGAAAAGCAGCAACAACGGCTGCTGCTGAATGTTCCGAACTTTCTGGTGACCTTTACCTTACCAGCAGAACTGCGCCAATTCGCTCGCAGCCATCAGAAAACGATCCATATCTGGTCGCGCAACGAGCACTCTCTGACGTCTTTGCCGGCAAATTCTTGCACGGAATCAAGAAAGCAAAACTACATGCCAATGTCCGCTTACCTAAGAGACGGTGGGTCGTTGATGTTCTGGCCGTTGGCTCCGGACAAGCCGCGCTTCGCTATCTTGCTCCTTACATCTTTCGAGTTGCTATCAGCAATCGCAGGATACTTAAACTACAAGGGGAAAAGGTCACTTTCCTATTCAAAGATTCAAAAACCAAACAGGAACACCCCGTCGTTCTTACTGTCAATCAATTCATCCACTGTTTTCTACAGCATGTACTTCCGCATCGGTTTATCAAAGTGCGAACCTACGGATTGTTTTCTCCACGTCACAACCATCTGCTTGAAAAAGCAAACAAATCGTGGGGTTGGCCAAACTGGAAACAGAGAAGAATCCCGCCTCTTCGCCTCATCCGCGCACTCTTGCCTGTCCGCATTGTAAAAACCCGATGCAATATATCCGAGAACTTGGCAGAATCAATGGATTTCCTGAAACAAGACCACCATGATTATCACTGGCCACTCTTTGTTTGA